From a region of the Geothrix sp. 21YS21S-2 genome:
- the hrpB gene encoding ATP-dependent helicase HrpB, producing the protein MTLSPLPIDPFLPAIVEALRDRGCLVLGAEPGAGKTTRVPRALLDAGMLAEGECWVLEPRRLAARLAAARVAAELGEPLGGAVGYAVRFEQKVSRATRVRFVTEGLLLRRLQDDPALRGISTVLLDEFHERHLQTDLAITLLRRLRKGARPDLRLGVMSATLDPGPISAFLEAPALACPGRQWPVEIRHQQRPESAPLEDQVAGAVDRLYREGLKGHTLVFLPGAGEIRRCLRSCARTAETHGLRLLPLHGSLPFDAQQEAVSPSERFKVILSTNVAESSVTLEGVGAVVDSGLGREAFHSPWSGLPGLRTVRISQARCVQRAGRAGRTGPGVCLRLFSLAEFNARPPFDAAELLRTDLAEPLLALADLDIGAGLEWFQAPPAKALEAGGKLLESLGAMEDGRISALGRRMARLPLHPRLARLVTAGEDAGIPNLARLAAVLLETGDLVARKDLAPRGAPQGHALDSDVLARIDHYLEPAGTDPAALRQARLAFRALGGGALEEDEEGLLRAMVAAYPDRIARVGGNGTCTLVGGGGARLAPQCRVRRAGWILALEADGVGGQIQVQAASRLEPDWLLDAFPDAIRDTEELAFNGGTGRVDLYSRLWFEDLLLMESRRPAPPGHPGAAQVLARAATGAAPLEGLLPRLAFLARLRPDLAIPDETGLREVLLTGACEGLASLKELEAADWPGAVRRALGAETARLLDAWAPEWIQIPRRRLRVNYGDGAPWVASRLQDFVGLKKGPAIGGGEVPLVLHLLAPNNRAVQVTTDLAGFWQRVYKEMRPGLARRYPKHHWPEV; encoded by the coding sequence TTGACCCTTTCCCCCCTGCCCATCGACCCCTTCCTCCCGGCGATCGTCGAGGCGCTGCGCGACCGGGGCTGCCTGGTTCTTGGGGCGGAGCCCGGCGCGGGCAAGACCACGCGCGTGCCCCGGGCCCTGCTTGATGCGGGGATGCTCGCCGAAGGCGAGTGCTGGGTGCTGGAGCCAAGGCGCCTGGCGGCGCGCCTCGCCGCGGCCCGGGTGGCCGCGGAACTGGGGGAGCCGCTGGGCGGCGCCGTGGGCTACGCGGTGCGCTTCGAGCAGAAGGTCTCCCGCGCCACCCGCGTGCGCTTCGTCACCGAGGGGCTGCTGCTGCGCAGGCTCCAGGACGACCCCGCCCTGCGCGGCATCTCCACGGTCCTCCTGGACGAGTTCCACGAACGCCACCTGCAGACGGACCTGGCCATCACCCTCCTGCGCCGGCTGCGGAAGGGGGCGCGCCCGGACCTGCGGCTGGGGGTGATGAGCGCCACCCTGGACCCCGGGCCCATCTCGGCCTTCCTGGAGGCCCCCGCCCTGGCCTGCCCCGGGCGCCAGTGGCCCGTGGAGATCCGGCACCAGCAGCGGCCCGAGTCCGCCCCCCTGGAGGACCAGGTGGCGGGTGCCGTGGACCGGCTCTACCGGGAGGGCCTCAAGGGCCACACCCTGGTGTTCCTCCCCGGCGCCGGCGAAATCCGCCGCTGCCTGCGCAGCTGCGCCCGGACCGCCGAGACCCACGGGCTGCGGCTTCTGCCCCTGCACGGGAGCCTCCCGTTCGATGCGCAGCAGGAGGCGGTGTCCCCCAGCGAGCGATTCAAGGTCATCCTCAGCACCAACGTGGCCGAAAGCTCCGTGACCTTGGAGGGGGTGGGTGCCGTGGTGGACTCGGGCCTGGGGCGGGAGGCCTTCCACTCCCCCTGGTCGGGCCTGCCGGGGCTGCGCACCGTCCGCATCAGCCAGGCCCGCTGCGTGCAGCGCGCGGGGCGGGCCGGGCGCACCGGGCCCGGGGTCTGCCTGCGGCTCTTCTCCCTGGCCGAGTTCAATGCCCGGCCTCCCTTCGATGCCGCCGAGCTCCTTCGCACGGATCTGGCCGAACCGCTTCTGGCCCTGGCCGACCTGGACATCGGCGCCGGCCTGGAGTGGTTCCAGGCGCCCCCGGCAAAGGCCCTGGAGGCCGGCGGCAAGCTCCTGGAGAGCCTGGGGGCCATGGAGGACGGTCGGATCTCGGCCCTGGGCCGGCGCATGGCGCGGTTGCCCCTCCACCCCCGCCTGGCGCGCCTGGTGACCGCCGGCGAGGACGCCGGCATCCCCAACCTCGCAAGGCTCGCGGCCGTGCTCCTGGAAACCGGGGACCTGGTCGCCCGCAAGGACCTGGCCCCCCGAGGCGCCCCCCAGGGCCATGCGCTGGATTCCGATGTCCTCGCCCGCATCGACCATTACCTGGAGCCTGCGGGCACGGATCCTGCGGCCCTGCGCCAGGCGCGGCTGGCCTTCAGGGCCCTGGGCGGCGGCGCCCTGGAGGAGGACGAGGAGGGGCTCCTGCGCGCCATGGTTGCGGCCTACCCCGACCGCATCGCCCGGGTGGGCGGCAACGGCACCTGCACCCTGGTGGGCGGGGGCGGCGCGCGCCTCGCGCCCCAGTGCCGGGTGCGCCGGGCGGGGTGGATCCTGGCCCTGGAGGCCGACGGCGTGGGCGGGCAGATCCAGGTCCAGGCCGCCTCGCGCCTGGAGCCGGACTGGCTCCTGGACGCGTTCCCGGACGCCATCCGCGACACCGAGGAACTGGCCTTCAACGGGGGCACGGGCCGCGTTGACCTCTATTCCCGCCTCTGGTTCGAGGACCTGCTCCTCATGGAGAGCCGGCGCCCCGCGCCTCCCGGCCACCCCGGCGCGGCCCAGGTGCTGGCCCGGGCCGCCACGGGCGCGGCCCCCCTGGAAGGCCTTCTGCCCCGCCTGGCCTTCCTGGCGAGGCTGCGCCCCGACCTGGCCATCCCGGACGAGACCGGTCTGCGCGAGGTGCTGCTCACCGGCGCCTGCGAGGGCCTCGCCAGCCTGAAGGAACTGGAGGCCGCGGACTGGCCCGGCGCCGTGCGCCGTGCCCTGGGGGCCGAGACCGCGCGGCTCCTGGACGCCTGGGCACCGGAATGGATCCAGATCCCCCGGCGCCGCCTGCGCGTGAACTACGGGGACGGCGCCCCCTGGGTGGCGTCCCGGCTCCAGGACTTCGTCGGCCTCAAGAAGGGTCCCGCCATCGGCGGGGGCGAGGTTCCCCTGGTGCTCCACCTCCTGGCCCCCAACAACCGCGCCGTGCAGGTCACGACGGACCTGGCGGGGTTCTGGCAGCGGGTCTACAAGGAGATGAGGCCGGGGCTGGCCCGCAGGTACCCCAAGCACCACTGGCCGGAGGTCTAG
- a CDS encoding gamma-glutamyl-gamma-aminobutyrate hydrolase family protein codes for MSSLLITCRDKSSAGRHYVPAVRAGGWEGEILLVGPGDPVPPLEGFRGVLLTGGDDIHPANWDPEEAVHPEAEPDPERDALEIPLARRAWDLGLPILGICRGEQLLNVALGGSLVQDIPDHYGCGPERHCLGSSSLPPELAHWVIVDPASRLRALVGAEAVEVNSRHHQAVGRLAPGLRAVAWHGTARDGRPLVEGLEAADTSRWVVAVQWHPENLVAMDHPAALSALGIFRGFAEALRERS; via the coding sequence GTGTCAAGCCTTCTCATAACCTGCCGAGACAAGTCATCCGCGGGCCGACATTACGTTCCGGCGGTCCGGGCGGGGGGCTGGGAGGGGGAGATCCTCCTTGTGGGCCCCGGGGACCCGGTCCCCCCCCTGGAGGGCTTCCGGGGGGTGCTCCTCACCGGCGGGGACGACATCCACCCCGCCAACTGGGATCCGGAGGAGGCCGTGCACCCCGAGGCCGAGCCGGACCCTGAACGGGACGCCCTGGAGATCCCCCTGGCCCGCCGGGCCTGGGACCTGGGCCTGCCCATCCTGGGCATCTGCCGAGGGGAGCAGCTGCTCAACGTGGCCCTGGGGGGCAGCCTCGTGCAGGACATCCCGGATCACTACGGCTGCGGGCCGGAGCGTCACTGCCTGGGTTCCTCCAGCCTCCCTCCCGAACTCGCCCACTGGGTGATCGTGGACCCCGCCTCCCGGCTGCGCGCGCTGGTGGGGGCCGAAGCGGTGGAGGTCAACAGCCGGCACCATCAGGCCGTGGGCCGCCTGGCCCCGGGCCTTCGGGCGGTGGCCTGGCACGGCACCGCCAGGGACGGGCGGCCCCTGGTTGAGGGCCTCGAGGCCGCCGACACCTCCCGGTGGGTGGTGGCGGTCCAGTGGCATCCCGAGAACCTGGTTGCCATGGACCATCCGGCGGCACTGAGCGCCCTGGGGATCTTCCGGGGCTTCGCCGAGGCGCTCCGGGAGCGGTCTTGA
- a CDS encoding single-stranded DNA-binding protein has product MSGSLNKVMLIGNLGRDPELKMTPSGQALARFSVATTETWKNPQGEKQTKTEWHNIVVWGKQAEIAEKYLRKGKQVLIEGRIQYREYTDQAGVKKTACDIRCDNFVMLGRLEEGGGRPSGGGGADEYEPTGAPAPASGGGQVYDDDIPF; this is encoded by the coding sequence ATGTCCGGATCGTTGAACAAAGTGATGCTGATCGGAAACCTGGGCCGGGATCCCGAGCTCAAGATGACCCCGTCGGGCCAGGCCCTGGCGCGCTTCTCCGTGGCCACCACCGAGACCTGGAAGAACCCCCAGGGTGAGAAGCAGACCAAGACGGAGTGGCACAACATCGTGGTTTGGGGCAAGCAGGCGGAGATCGCCGAGAAGTACCTGCGCAAGGGCAAGCAGGTCCTCATCGAGGGCCGCATCCAGTACCGTGAGTACACCGACCAGGCGGGCGTCAAGAAGACGGCCTGCGACATCCGTTGCGACAACTTCGTGATGCTCGGCCGGCTTGAGGAAGGCGGCGGCCGGCCCTCCGGCGGCGGCGGCGCCGACGAGTACGAGCCCACCGGTGCGCCCGCTCCCGCTTCGGGCGGCGGTCAGGTCTACGACGACGACATCCCGTTCTGA
- a CDS encoding bifunctional 2-polyprenyl-6-hydroxyphenol methylase/3-demethylubiquinol 3-O-methyltransferase UbiG, which produces MVRCRACGGASLDPLPEPAAQAELYQEDYYQEDSGGRFLGLAEALVVGLKSSRYRAVAARCGGGNSILDVGCGRGDLLALFKAKGWTVKGTQVSRTAAEAARRLRNIDVAVGELPDLGLEPASFNVITFFHVLEHLANPRAYLACARDLLADGGLLVVEVPNFRTWGFRLLGRRNLCFDYPHHLHFLTPAALAGLVEHCGFRVEERTWYSLEYSAFTTLQNWLNLLPGEPSRLYRALMGNPAGISLRRSPWTWLHLLLGTLLGPLAFLVSAMSLALPMGNTIRFYCRKVPGARAFPFRP; this is translated from the coding sequence GTGGTCCGGTGCCGGGCCTGTGGTGGCGCCAGCCTGGATCCCCTGCCCGAACCCGCGGCGCAGGCGGAACTCTACCAGGAGGACTACTACCAGGAGGACTCCGGCGGCCGGTTCCTGGGTCTGGCGGAGGCCCTGGTGGTGGGCCTGAAGTCCTCAAGGTACCGGGCCGTCGCGGCAAGGTGCGGGGGCGGGAACTCCATCCTGGACGTGGGCTGCGGCCGCGGGGACCTGCTGGCCCTCTTCAAGGCGAAAGGCTGGACGGTGAAGGGCACCCAGGTGTCCCGCACCGCGGCCGAGGCGGCGCGGCGCCTCAGGAACATTGATGTCGCCGTGGGGGAGCTGCCGGACCTTGGCCTGGAACCGGCCTCCTTCAATGTGATCACGTTCTTCCATGTGCTCGAGCACCTCGCGAACCCCAGGGCCTACCTGGCCTGTGCCCGGGATCTCCTTGCCGACGGGGGACTCCTGGTGGTGGAGGTCCCCAACTTCCGCACCTGGGGATTCAGGCTCCTGGGACGCCGCAACCTGTGCTTCGACTACCCACACCACCTCCATTTCCTCACGCCTGCGGCCCTGGCCGGACTGGTGGAGCATTGCGGCTTCAGGGTCGAGGAGCGGACCTGGTATTCCCTGGAATATTCGGCGTTCACGACCCTCCAGAACTGGCTCAACCTCCTCCCGGGCGAACCCAGCCGGCTGTACCGGGCCCTCATGGGCAACCCCGCGGGCATCTCCCTGCGCCGAAGCCCCTGGACCTGGCTGCACCTCCTCCTGGGGACGCTTCTTGGTCCCCTGGCCTTCCTGGTGTCCGCGATGAGCCTGGCGCTGCCCATGGGGAACACGATCCGTTTCTACTGCAGGAAGGTGCCGGGCGCGAGGGCCTTTCCCTTTCGGCCTTGA
- a CDS encoding glucose-1-phosphate adenylyltransferase, protein MPKLNNVLAVILGGGRGARLYPLTKMRSKPAVPIAGKYRLIDIPLSNCINSGIFRMHVLTQFNSVSLHRHISESYKFDVFHTGWVQVLAAEQTPTSEGWYQGTADAIRKQLFQIQVVGTEHVLILAGDHLYRMDYAPMVAHHIAKGADITVAVQPVAKDEADRFGLLKRTPDGRIVNFVEKPKTPEAQEAMVSRDDPERPFLGSMGIYLFKTEVLVDLLTSHPDFDDFGHHVIPFAISRMNVSGFDFDGYWQDIGTIRSFYDVNLELTRPNPEFNLYDAHHPIYTHSRFLPGSICSDTKLKDVLLCEGCVIEGGGEITHSIIGVRSQIGPGTRILDSIVMGADYYQRLHKEVPLGIGPDCHIEGAILDKNVSIGAGVVIRPFPRGTELDAGDYVVQDGIVVVPKNTVLCAGTRIGPEA, encoded by the coding sequence ATGCCCAAGCTGAACAACGTCCTCGCCGTGATTCTCGGAGGGGGCCGCGGCGCGCGGCTCTATCCGCTCACCAAGATGCGCTCCAAGCCCGCCGTCCCCATCGCCGGCAAGTACCGCCTCATCGACATCCCGCTGAGCAACTGCATCAACTCCGGCATCTTCCGCATGCACGTGCTGACCCAGTTCAATTCGGTCTCGCTGCACCGGCACATCTCCGAGAGCTACAAGTTCGACGTGTTCCACACCGGCTGGGTGCAGGTGCTGGCCGCGGAGCAGACCCCCACCAGCGAAGGCTGGTACCAGGGCACCGCCGACGCCATCCGCAAGCAGCTGTTCCAGATCCAGGTGGTGGGCACCGAGCACGTGCTCATCCTCGCCGGGGACCACCTCTACCGCATGGACTACGCCCCCATGGTGGCCCACCACATCGCCAAGGGCGCCGACATCACCGTGGCCGTGCAGCCCGTGGCCAAGGACGAGGCGGACCGCTTCGGGCTCCTCAAGCGCACCCCGGACGGCAGGATCGTCAACTTCGTGGAGAAGCCCAAGACGCCCGAGGCCCAGGAGGCCATGGTCAGCCGGGACGACCCGGAGCGCCCCTTCCTGGGCTCCATGGGCATCTACCTCTTCAAGACCGAGGTGCTGGTGGACCTCCTCACCAGCCACCCGGACTTCGACGACTTCGGCCACCACGTCATCCCCTTCGCCATCAGCCGCATGAACGTCTCCGGCTTCGACTTCGACGGCTACTGGCAGGACATCGGGACCATCCGCTCCTTCTACGACGTCAACCTCGAGCTGACCCGCCCCAACCCCGAGTTCAACCTCTACGACGCCCACCACCCCATCTACACCCACTCCCGGTTCCTGCCCGGCTCCATCTGCTCGGACACCAAGCTCAAGGACGTGCTGCTCTGCGAGGGCTGCGTCATCGAGGGCGGCGGCGAGATCACCCACTCCATCATCGGCGTGCGCAGCCAGATCGGCCCCGGCACCCGCATCCTGGACAGCATCGTCATGGGCGCCGACTACTACCAGCGCCTCCACAAGGAGGTGCCCCTGGGCATCGGCCCCGACTGCCACATCGAGGGCGCCATCCTGGACAAGAACGTGAGCATCGGCGCGGGCGTGGTCATCAGGCCCTTCCCCCGCGGCACGGAGCTGGACGCGGGCGACTACGTGGTCCAGGACGGCATCGTCGTGGTGCCCAAGAACACCGTCCTGTGCGCGGGGACGCGCATCGGGCCGGAGGCCTGA
- a CDS encoding FHA domain-containing protein, producing the protein MAKLLVQESNGAREFELVDNEVSIGRELDNTLRLADPSISRHHAVLRRTATGYEVQDLGSSNGVLINGIKVETGSLKDGDRITLGQMQLTFVDPRPVEDVNPLGTVRMNLDEMAKIQGGAPEPAPIALEPPVPPAPQAPPPAPPPPPAPRPMAPQGDNPAPAFLQPYLPGVPDDAQPLIYGGAIERGDFGTRFVAYLIDVGIWLLLFVVFIVASAVLGAVSHGITVLFSCLLYPFLGLGYMVFMLWSMVKFRATIGKKIMKLRVVPEMNPAGNIDWGQAILRLVGHWVSGMLACLPYLLILGADRKGFQDMFSNSIVIKVDR; encoded by the coding sequence ATGGCAAAACTGCTCGTTCAAGAGAGTAATGGAGCCCGCGAATTTGAATTGGTCGACAATGAGGTGAGCATCGGGCGGGAGCTGGACAACACCCTCCGCCTGGCCGACCCCAGCATCTCCCGTCACCACGCCGTGCTCCGCAGGACCGCCACGGGCTACGAGGTCCAGGACCTCGGCAGCAGCAACGGCGTCCTCATCAACGGGATCAAGGTGGAGACCGGATCCCTGAAGGACGGGGACCGCATCACCCTCGGCCAGATGCAGCTCACCTTCGTGGACCCCCGGCCCGTGGAGGACGTGAACCCCCTGGGCACCGTCCGCATGAACCTGGACGAGATGGCCAAGATCCAGGGTGGAGCGCCCGAGCCGGCCCCCATCGCCCTGGAGCCCCCGGTGCCACCGGCGCCCCAGGCGCCCCCGCCCGCTCCTCCCCCGCCCCCGGCCCCCCGTCCCATGGCCCCCCAGGGCGACAACCCCGCCCCCGCCTTCCTGCAGCCCTACCTGCCCGGCGTCCCGGACGACGCCCAGCCCCTGATCTACGGCGGCGCCATCGAGCGGGGGGATTTCGGCACGCGGTTCGTGGCCTACCTCATCGACGTGGGCATCTGGCTGCTCCTGTTCGTCGTGTTCATCGTCGCCTCGGCGGTTCTGGGCGCGGTCTCCCACGGCATCACGGTCCTCTTCAGCTGCCTCCTGTACCCGTTCCTGGGGCTGGGCTACATGGTCTTCATGCTCTGGAGCATGGTCAAATTCAGGGCCACCATCGGCAAGAAGATCATGAAGCTCCGCGTCGTCCCCGAGATGAACCCCGCCGGCAACATCGACTGGGGCCAGGCCATCCTCCGCCTCGTGGGCCACTGGGTCAGCGGCATGCTGGCATGCCTGCCCTACCTCCTCATCCTGGGCGCGGACCGGAAGGGGTTCCAGGACATGTTCTCGAACTCCATCGTGATCAAGGTGGACCGCTAG
- the gltX gene encoding glutamate--tRNA ligase: MQKPVVTRFAPSPTGMLHIGGVRTALFCWLYARRHHGTFILRVEDTDLTRSTDDNIRIIEEGMEWVGLDWDEGPVPGDPNAYRGPHGPYRQMLRMDLYRAKIAELLDKGLAYRCECSREDLDARRKQADAEGRPFMYDGRCRDKHLDASVPSAIRLRMPDEGEIVLEDLVKGRIAVPASSLDDWIIARQDGTPTYNFCVVVDDVDMGVTHVVRGDDHVANTPKQIVLYRALGYDLPGFAHVPMILGKDKQKLSKRHGAASITEFRDEGYLPVAVRLCLAKLGWTPKVDGKAAESVEEELLTDQQLMDNFDLGEIQKAAAVFDIDKLKWINQKFIQRLDWTEIAPHLRWQWQMRGLEAAWDARSDEWKALAIGCNKNRATLVEMADTLAFLFSGAAEPAEADVAKYLTSAVRPALREVLALENYEHDALKADVDAILARHGLKLKDLAQALRLAFTGRLVSPPIFDTMALLGRGDVCARLEKWI, encoded by the coding sequence ATGCAAAAACCCGTCGTAACCCGCTTCGCCCCCAGCCCCACCGGCATGCTCCACATCGGGGGGGTCCGCACCGCCCTGTTCTGCTGGCTCTATGCCCGGCGGCACCATGGGACGTTCATCCTGAGGGTGGAGGACACCGATCTCACCCGCAGCACCGACGACAACATCCGGATCATCGAGGAGGGGATGGAGTGGGTGGGCCTGGACTGGGACGAGGGTCCCGTCCCCGGGGACCCCAACGCCTACCGCGGTCCCCACGGCCCCTACCGCCAGATGCTGCGCATGGACCTCTACCGGGCCAAGATCGCCGAACTGCTGGACAAGGGCCTCGCCTACCGCTGCGAGTGCAGCCGGGAGGACCTGGACGCCCGCCGCAAGCAGGCCGATGCCGAGGGCCGCCCCTTCATGTATGACGGGCGCTGCCGGGACAAGCACCTGGACGCCTCCGTGCCCAGCGCCATCCGCCTGCGCATGCCCGACGAGGGCGAGATCGTGCTGGAGGACCTGGTGAAGGGCCGCATCGCCGTTCCCGCCTCGAGCCTGGACGACTGGATCATCGCCCGCCAGGACGGGACCCCCACCTACAACTTCTGCGTGGTGGTGGACGACGTGGACATGGGCGTCACCCACGTGGTGCGCGGCGACGACCACGTGGCCAACACCCCCAAGCAGATCGTCCTCTACCGGGCCCTGGGCTACGACCTGCCCGGGTTCGCCCACGTGCCCATGATCCTGGGCAAGGACAAGCAGAAGCTCAGCAAGCGCCACGGAGCCGCCAGCATCACCGAGTTCCGGGACGAGGGCTACCTGCCCGTGGCGGTGCGCCTGTGCCTGGCCAAGCTGGGGTGGACGCCCAAGGTGGACGGCAAGGCCGCCGAGAGCGTCGAGGAGGAGCTGCTCACCGACCAGCAGCTCATGGACAACTTCGACCTGGGCGAGATCCAGAAGGCCGCCGCGGTCTTCGATATCGACAAGCTCAAGTGGATCAACCAGAAGTTCATCCAGCGCCTGGACTGGACGGAGATCGCGCCGCACCTGCGCTGGCAGTGGCAGATGCGGGGCCTGGAGGCCGCCTGGGACGCCCGGTCCGACGAATGGAAGGCCCTGGCCATCGGCTGCAACAAGAACCGGGCCACCCTCGTCGAGATGGCCGACACCCTCGCGTTCCTCTTTTCCGGGGCCGCCGAGCCGGCCGAGGCGGACGTGGCCAAGTACCTGACCTCCGCCGTGCGTCCAGCCCTCCGGGAGGTCCTGGCCCTGGAAAACTACGAGCACGACGCCCTGAAGGCGGACGTGGATGCCATCCTGGCCCGGCACGGCCTCAAGCTCAAGGACCTGGCGCAGGCCCTGCGCCTGGCCTTCACCGGCAGGCTGGTGAGCCCCCCCATCTTCGACACCATGGCCCTCCTGGGCCGCGGGGACGTGTGCGCCCGCCTGGAAAAATGGATCTGA
- a CDS encoding glutamine--tRNA ligase/YqeY domain fusion protein, with protein sequence MTNETPAPETRSLNFIEEIMEADGASGKHGGRICTRFPPEPNGYLHIGHAKSICINFGLAGKYGGTTNLRFDDTNPVKEDVEYVDSIRDDVRWLGFDWAGEHYASDYFPFLYDYAEYLIGQGRAYVCDLGEEEIKDYRGNFFKPGRNSPFRDRSPEENLDLFRRMRAGEFADGAKVLRAKIDMQSPNMNMRDPLMYRIKRAHHHRTGDAWLIYPMYDYAHGISDAIERITHSICTLEFEDHRPLYDWFLAQDTEGKFFSRPHPRQIEFARLNLTYTVMSKRRLLELVKEGFVSGWDDPRMPTITGLRRRGYTAASIRAFADKVGVAKRDMVADVGLLEHCVREDLAGSAPRAMAVLRPLKLVIENLAEGEVHWLDVPNHPENEALGRRKVPFSREVFVEREDFQMEAPKKWFRLAPGAEVRLKNACLVRCTGVVQDAAGEVTELRCTWDPASLGGDAPDGRKVKGTLHWVSAAHALACEVRLYDRLFTAKDPMDVPEGEDWRHFLNPGSREILASAQVETSLAKAKPGQAFQFERLGYFVADPDGREGNPVFNRTVSLKDSWAKAEAK encoded by the coding sequence ATGACCAACGAGACCCCCGCCCCCGAGACCCGCAGCCTCAACTTCATCGAGGAGATCATGGAGGCCGACGGGGCTTCCGGCAAGCACGGGGGCCGCATCTGCACCCGCTTCCCCCCCGAGCCCAACGGCTACCTCCACATCGGCCACGCCAAGTCGATCTGCATCAACTTCGGCCTCGCCGGGAAGTACGGCGGCACCACGAACCTGCGGTTCGACGACACCAACCCGGTCAAGGAGGACGTCGAGTACGTGGACTCCATCCGCGACGACGTGCGCTGGCTGGGCTTCGACTGGGCCGGGGAGCACTACGCCTCGGACTACTTCCCGTTCCTGTACGACTACGCGGAGTACCTGATCGGCCAGGGCAGGGCCTATGTGTGCGACCTGGGCGAAGAGGAGATCAAGGACTACCGGGGCAACTTCTTCAAGCCGGGGCGAAACAGCCCGTTCCGCGACCGGAGCCCCGAGGAGAACCTGGACCTCTTCCGGCGCATGCGCGCCGGGGAGTTCGCGGACGGCGCCAAGGTCCTGCGCGCGAAGATCGACATGCAGAGCCCCAACATGAACATGCGGGATCCCCTCATGTACCGCATCAAGCGCGCCCACCATCACCGCACCGGCGACGCCTGGCTCATCTACCCCATGTACGACTACGCCCACGGCATCTCGGACGCCATCGAGCGCATCACCCACTCCATCTGCACCCTGGAGTTCGAGGACCACCGCCCCCTCTACGACTGGTTCCTGGCCCAGGACACGGAGGGGAAGTTCTTCTCGAGGCCCCACCCCCGCCAGATCGAGTTCGCCCGGCTCAACCTCACCTACACCGTCATGAGCAAGCGCCGCCTCCTGGAGCTGGTGAAGGAAGGCTTCGTCAGCGGCTGGGACGACCCCCGCATGCCCACCATCACCGGCCTGCGCAGGAGGGGCTACACCGCCGCCAGCATCCGGGCCTTCGCGGACAAGGTGGGCGTGGCCAAGCGGGACATGGTGGCCGACGTGGGCCTCCTGGAGCACTGCGTGCGCGAGGACCTGGCCGGGAGCGCCCCGCGCGCCATGGCCGTACTGCGCCCCCTTAAGCTTGTCATCGAGAACCTGGCCGAGGGCGAGGTGCACTGGCTGGACGTGCCCAACCACCCCGAGAACGAGGCCCTGGGCCGCCGCAAGGTCCCCTTCTCCCGGGAAGTCTTCGTGGAGCGGGAGGACTTCCAGATGGAGGCCCCCAAGAAATGGTTCCGCCTGGCCCCCGGGGCCGAAGTGCGCCTGAAGAACGCATGCCTCGTGCGCTGCACGGGCGTGGTGCAGGATGCCGCGGGCGAGGTCACCGAGCTCCGCTGCACCTGGGATCCCGCCTCCCTGGGCGGGGACGCCCCCGACGGCCGCAAGGTCAAGGGAACCCTCCACTGGGTGTCGGCGGCCCACGCCCTGGCCTGCGAAGTGCGGCTCTACGACCGGCTCTTCACCGCCAAGGACCCCATGGACGTGCCCGAAGGCGAGGACTGGCGGCACTTCCTGAACCCCGGGAGCAGGGAGATCCTGGCATCGGCCCAGGTGGAGACCTCCCTGGCCAAGGCGAAGCCCGGCCAGGCCTTCCAGTTCGAGCGGCTGGGCTACTTCGTGGCCGACCCGGACGGACGGGAGGGGAACCCGGTCTTCAACCGCACGGTGAGCCTCAAGGATTCCTGGGCCAAGGCGGAAGCCAAGTAG
- a CDS encoding transglutaminase family protein produces the protein MPPIARAGFLGLLLLGSLPTFAESPRTYRITARRLSREALATPPQELRSLEERGKSSVAVVVVPDTREGPPGDGVLDPRFRYDPAVARFLLPTDRIQCGDPGIARLAAALPGTRTLEVIRAGLALVSRSVTYDPVLAKAISEGTASPKDALAVLREGTGTCSEYASLFVALMRSRGIPARYVVGLLYAPENDADFVHAWAECYLPGHGWLGADPQAGSLGLAPDHIRLFLGMDYPDCGAGPLPQLWPLKAVRIQSRLP, from the coding sequence GTGCCACCCATCGCCCGAGCAGGATTTCTGGGCCTCCTCCTCCTGGGTTCCCTGCCGACCTTCGCCGAGTCCCCCCGGACCTACCGGATCACGGCCCGGAGGCTTTCCAGGGAGGCCCTGGCGACACCCCCCCAGGAGCTGCGGAGCCTGGAAGAACGGGGGAAGTCATCGGTCGCGGTGGTGGTCGTCCCCGACACCCGGGAGGGGCCGCCCGGCGACGGGGTCCTCGACCCGCGCTTCCGATACGACCCGGCCGTGGCCCGGTTCCTCCTTCCCACGGACCGGATCCAGTGCGGCGACCCGGGGATCGCGAGACTCGCGGCCGCCCTGCCCGGGACCCGCACCCTCGAGGTCATCCGGGCGGGCCTGGCCCTCGTGTCGCGGTCGGTGACCTACGATCCGGTCCTGGCCAAGGCCATCTCGGAAGGGACGGCGTCCCCGAAGGACGCGCTCGCGGTGCTGCGGGAGGGCACCGGGACCTGCAGCGAATACGCGAGCCTCTTCGTGGCCCTGATGCGGAGCCGGGGGATCCCGGCGCGGTACGTCGTGGGCCTCCTCTACGCGCCGGAGAATGACGCGGACTTCGTCCATGCCTGGGCCGAGTGCTACCTGCCGGGCCACGGCTGGCTTGGCGCGGACCCCCAGGCCGGAAGCCTGGGGCTCGCGCCGGACCACATCAGGCTGTTCCTCGGGATGGACTACCCGGACTGCGGCGCCGGGCCGCTGCCGCAGCTGTGGCCGCTGAAGGCGGTCCGGATTCAGTCCCGGCTTCCGTAA